One genomic segment of Desulfomicrobium sp. ZS1 includes these proteins:
- a CDS encoding BMP family ABC transporter substrate-binding protein gives MRKCLPLFLLAFLALGSTCFAEDMKVGFIYVSPVGDAGYSYAHDQGRLAVEAMDGVTTSFVESVAEGQDSERVIMNMARKGYDVIFATSYGYMDPMLKVAKDFPKVKFMHCSGYKNAENMANYFGRIYQARYLTGMVAGAMTKSNVLGYVAAFPIPEVIRGINAFTLGAQAVNPDVQVRVVWTKTWYDPATEKEAGKSLLDVGCDVIAQHQDSPGPQEAAQERGVYSVGYNTDMSTFAPKSHLTAAIWNWGPFYTEMVQQIKDGTWKSDFYWHGLDKGIVDIAPFGEMVPADVQKTVLAKKAEIAAGAYQVFTGPIKDQSGAEKVAAGTVMADGDLLGFNWFVQGVVGTLE, from the coding sequence ATGCGAAAATGTTTGCCCTTGTTCCTGCTGGCCTTTTTGGCCTTGGGATCAACCTGCTTCGCCGAAGACATGAAAGTCGGTTTTATCTATGTGTCCCCGGTGGGAGACGCCGGATATTCCTATGCCCATGACCAGGGCCGGCTTGCTGTCGAAGCCATGGACGGAGTGACCACCTCGTTTGTCGAATCCGTGGCCGAAGGGCAGGATTCCGAACGCGTCATCATGAACATGGCCCGCAAGGGGTATGACGTCATCTTCGCCACAAGCTACGGCTACATGGACCCCATGCTCAAAGTGGCCAAGGATTTTCCCAAGGTCAAATTCATGCACTGTTCCGGCTACAAAAATGCTGAAAACATGGCCAATTATTTCGGCCGCATCTATCAGGCCCGCTACCTGACCGGCATGGTCGCAGGCGCCATGACCAAGTCCAACGTGCTGGGCTACGTGGCGGCCTTCCCTATTCCCGAAGTCATCCGCGGCATCAACGCCTTCACCCTTGGCGCTCAGGCCGTGAATCCCGATGTGCAGGTCCGCGTGGTCTGGACCAAGACCTGGTACGATCCGGCAACCGAAAAGGAAGCCGGCAAATCCCTGCTTGACGTTGGTTGCGACGTCATCGCCCAGCATCAGGATTCCCCCGGCCCGCAGGAAGCGGCGCAGGAACGCGGCGTCTACTCCGTGGGTTACAACACCGACATGAGCACTTTTGCGCCCAAGTCGCACCTGACCGCAGCCATCTGGAACTGGGGCCCGTTCTATACGGAAATGGTCCAGCAGATCAAAGACGGCACCTGGAAGAGCGACTTCTACTGGCACGGACTGGACAAGGGCATCGTCGATATCGCGCCCTTCGGCGAAATGGTTCCGGCCGATGTGCAGAAGACCGTACTCGCCAAAAAGGCGGAAATCGCCGCCGGAGCCTATCAGGTCTTCACCGGCCCCATCAAGGACCAGTCCGGGGCCGAGAAAGTCGCAGCCGGCACAGTCATGGCCGACGGAGATCTGCTCGGATTCAACTGGTTCGTGCAGGGCGTTGTCGGCACCCTGGAATAA
- the gpt gene encoding xanthine phosphoribosyltransferase, with the protein MTENRYQRTYPISWDQLHRDAKALSWRLLDKDFFNGIIAVTRGGLVPAAIIARELDIRLVDTICVSSYDWKNQKGEVKLLKGIEGNGEGWLIIDDLVDTGRTAKLIRELLPKAHFASVYAKPAGRPLVDTFVTEVSQDTWILFPWDTESQFVQPIAGMRQG; encoded by the coding sequence ATGACCGAAAACAGATATCAGCGCACCTACCCCATTTCCTGGGACCAGTTGCACCGTGATGCCAAGGCCCTTTCCTGGCGCCTTCTGGACAAGGATTTCTTCAACGGCATCATCGCCGTGACCCGTGGCGGCCTTGTACCTGCGGCAATCATCGCCCGCGAACTGGACATCCGCCTGGTGGATACGATCTGCGTATCCAGCTATGACTGGAAAAACCAGAAAGGCGAGGTCAAGCTGTTGAAGGGCATCGAGGGCAACGGCGAGGGCTGGCTCATCATCGACGATCTGGTCGACACCGGCCGCACCGCCAAGCTCATCCGTGAACTGCTGCCCAAGGCCCACTTCGCCTCCGTCTACGCCAAGCCCGCAGGACGCCCGCTGGTGGACACCTTTGTCACCGAGGTCAGCCAGGACACCTGGATCCTCTTTCCGTGGGATACGGAATCGCAGTTCGTGCAGCCCATCGCCGGGATGCGGCAGGGCTGA
- a CDS encoding ABC transporter permease — MLQFSAVRRQEPLGWGSCLVFLAALALAFTVSGLLLAVQDKPAASALWLLVHSAFGSGYALEDCLIKAIPIFLCSLGVGLTFRLQIWNIGAEGQFALGAVGATWAALTFPGWPWYALLPTMLVCASLTGSLWGIIPAVLRLKLKANEIIVTLMLNYVGILILEYLVYGIWKDPGSFGFPMTSEFVPAAVVARIGDTRLNWGLLLCLAIGVLMTIFLRSTRLGYELRACGENVRAARYARMPYAKLVVLVMAVSGALAGWAGFLEASATLGRLQPSIMSGYGYTAIVVAWLANLNPLIIAVSSFLLAGLRVGMETLQLDLQIPAAFGAIMEGLILLAVLAGGFFSRYRLHFRRIR, encoded by the coding sequence ATGCTTCAATTCAGCGCCGTACGACGACAGGAGCCCCTTGGGTGGGGCTCCTGTCTTGTTTTTCTGGCAGCCCTGGCCCTGGCCTTCACCGTCAGCGGGCTGCTCTTGGCCGTGCAGGACAAACCGGCGGCAAGCGCCCTATGGCTGCTGGTGCACAGCGCTTTTGGCTCCGGCTATGCGCTGGAGGACTGCCTGATCAAGGCCATCCCCATTTTTCTGTGTTCGCTGGGCGTGGGCCTGACTTTTCGTTTGCAGATCTGGAACATCGGAGCAGAGGGCCAGTTCGCCCTGGGCGCGGTGGGCGCAACCTGGGCCGCCCTGACCTTTCCCGGCTGGCCCTGGTACGCCCTGCTGCCGACCATGCTGGTCTGCGCCTCGCTGACCGGCAGCCTGTGGGGAATCATTCCCGCTGTGCTGCGACTTAAACTCAAAGCCAACGAGATCATCGTCACCCTGATGCTCAATTATGTGGGCATCCTGATTCTCGAGTATCTTGTCTACGGAATCTGGAAGGACCCGGGCAGTTTCGGCTTTCCCATGACCAGCGAATTCGTGCCCGCCGCCGTGGTCGCGCGCATCGGAGACACCCGCCTGAACTGGGGGCTGCTGCTCTGCCTGGCCATCGGCGTGCTGATGACGATTTTTCTGCGCTCCACCCGCCTGGGTTATGAACTCCGGGCCTGCGGCGAGAACGTGCGCGCGGCCCGTTACGCACGCATGCCCTACGCCAAGCTGGTAGTCCTGGTCATGGCCGTGAGCGGAGCCCTGGCCGGGTGGGCCGGATTTCTGGAGGCATCCGCCACGCTCGGACGGCTGCAGCCGAGCATCATGTCCGGCTACGGGTACACGGCCATTGTCGTGGCCTGGCTGGCCAACCTGAACCCGCTTATCATCGCCGTGTCGTCTTTTCTTCTGGCGGGCCTACGCGTGGGCATGGAGACCCTGCAGCTCGACCTGCAGATCCCGGCGGCCTTCGGCGCCATCATGGAAGGTCTCATCCTCCTGGCCGTTCTGGCCGGCGGTTTTTTCTCGCGCTATCGCCTGCACTTCAGGAGAATCAGATGA
- a CDS encoding ABC transporter permease produces the protein MTPEILLALLAATVQAGTPILYATLGEILTEKGGILNLGVEGMMLVGALIAFLTALHTGSPVLAFVAGGLGGACMAALHGVVCIWFLGNQVVSGLALTIFGTGLAGFFGTPYIGRTAPGFDKFSLPGLGDLPALGTIFFQQDALVYLSYLIPPLLWAFFRYSRWGMAIRAAGESPAATRAAGLNVLAYRWAALLGGGMLVGFGGSYLSLAYTHLWTNGLTAGRGWIAVALVIFAFWRPSRAMIGAYLFGGVMAFQLRLQAMGTALPSSILLMLPYVLTIAALAFSSWRSDRTQAPAALGVNMEPSE, from the coding sequence ATGACCCCCGAGATTCTGCTCGCCCTGCTTGCGGCCACGGTTCAGGCCGGAACCCCGATTCTTTACGCCACGCTGGGCGAGATCCTGACCGAAAAGGGCGGCATCCTGAACCTTGGCGTTGAGGGCATGATGCTTGTCGGCGCCCTGATCGCCTTCCTCACCGCCCTGCATACGGGCTCACCCGTGCTGGCCTTTGTGGCAGGAGGATTGGGCGGCGCGTGCATGGCCGCGCTGCACGGCGTTGTCTGCATCTGGTTTCTGGGCAACCAGGTCGTCTCGGGACTGGCCCTGACCATCTTCGGCACGGGGCTGGCCGGTTTTTTCGGCACTCCCTACATCGGCCGCACCGCCCCTGGCTTCGACAAATTCTCCCTGCCCGGCCTCGGCGACCTGCCCGCCCTGGGCACGATCTTTTTCCAGCAGGACGCGCTGGTCTACCTCTCCTACCTCATCCCGCCGCTACTGTGGGCCTTTTTCCGCTACAGCCGCTGGGGCATGGCCATCCGCGCCGCCGGGGAGAGCCCCGCCGCGACACGGGCCGCCGGCCTGAACGTATTGGCCTATCGCTGGGCGGCGCTGCTGGGAGGCGGAATGCTGGTCGGTTTCGGCGGAAGCTATCTGAGCCTCGCCTATACCCATTTATGGACCAACGGGCTGACCGCCGGACGCGGCTGGATCGCGGTGGCCCTGGTCATCTTCGCCTTCTGGCGCCCCAGCCGCGCCATGATCGGAGCCTATCTTTTCGGCGGAGTCATGGCCTTCCAGCTCCGCCTGCAGGCCATGGGCACGGCACTGCCTTCGTCCATCCTGCTCATGCTGCCCTATGTGTTGACCATCGCGGCCCTGGCGTTCTCGTCATGGCGCAGCGACCGCACCCAAGCCCCGGCCGCTCTGGGCGTGAACATGGAACCTTCTGAATAG
- a CDS encoding DUF3536 domain-containing protein, which yields MSKALCIHGHFYQPPRFDPWLEDVLPEGSAAPEHDWNVRITRECYAPLAWARRLGGTGMICELVNCYAWMSFNFGPTLLRWMELHAPETYARILEGDRQSRERLGHGNALAQVYHHSIMPLATELDKDLEIAWAVQDFRTRFGRDPEGMWLAETAVDLPTLQALADAGIRFTILAPRQAQAIRGAGGEFSPVTEDSLDTTRPYLVKLPQGKSISVFFYDGAVSRAVAFERLLGSGENFWVRLVGSFSQGLGSIATDGESYGHHFMFGEMALAYVVQQAREGRENVGLTNYGAYLAAHPATIEVLIHENTSWSCVHGVERWKTHCGCSDGGHPDWVQDWRRPLRRCLNYLKYYVDEHFFKRGSAFFRESGVALQEYGLVLAGSEALESFLERHCLPDLAPAQRTDACRLLLMQRLALASFSSCAWFFDDIARIEPLNGLTSARRALDLLAATGGPDVEAGFVRVLAEAQSNMREDWDGAVLWEELVTSRRPSLHELAAYPRRFPAAKDRPEMAWPGVRLALESDAKGQRLRCFWTRTLEEETAPLSGPEEFPPHSRHKAEVGFRLARENEWELLQQSCLLARHMAPLLSGFAEGQSEPQQSLAMQIPGLVWNWLFEGQDLPRDMQDSLAAWFAANAGIRKLLERLIEERGTQMALSLPGQAHALVELITRSRRLGLSIYWWEAQNAVMAVPNRGVHVELCTLLGVSVPEM from the coding sequence ATGTCCAAAGCACTTTGCATACACGGTCATTTTTACCAGCCGCCCCGCTTCGACCCCTGGCTCGAAGACGTGCTGCCGGAAGGCAGCGCCGCCCCGGAACACGATTGGAACGTACGCATCACTCGGGAATGCTACGCTCCCCTGGCCTGGGCGCGCCGGCTTGGCGGGACGGGCATGATCTGCGAGCTGGTCAATTGCTATGCATGGATGAGCTTTAATTTCGGGCCCACCTTGCTGCGCTGGATGGAGCTCCATGCCCCCGAGACCTATGCGCGCATCCTGGAAGGGGACAGGCAGAGCCGCGAACGCCTTGGCCATGGCAATGCCCTGGCGCAAGTGTACCATCACTCCATCATGCCCTTGGCCACGGAATTGGACAAGGACCTGGAGATAGCCTGGGCCGTCCAGGATTTCCGGACCCGCTTCGGGCGTGATCCCGAAGGCATGTGGCTGGCCGAGACCGCCGTGGATCTGCCGACGCTCCAGGCCCTGGCCGATGCGGGTATCCGTTTCACCATTCTGGCACCCCGGCAGGCGCAGGCCATTCGCGGCGCAGGGGGAGAATTTTCTCCCGTGACCGAAGACAGCCTCGATACCACGCGGCCCTATCTGGTCAAGCTCCCTCAAGGCAAGTCAATAAGCGTGTTTTTTTACGACGGGGCCGTCTCCCGGGCCGTGGCCTTCGAGCGCCTGCTCGGCAGCGGAGAGAATTTCTGGGTCAGGCTTGTCGGTTCTTTTTCCCAGGGCCTGGGGAGCATCGCCACGGACGGAGAGTCTTACGGGCATCATTTCATGTTCGGCGAAATGGCCTTGGCGTATGTCGTTCAGCAGGCCAGGGAGGGGCGCGAAAACGTCGGCCTGACCAATTACGGCGCCTATCTCGCGGCCCATCCGGCCACGATCGAGGTGCTTATCCATGAAAACACCTCCTGGAGCTGCGTGCACGGGGTGGAGCGCTGGAAAACCCACTGCGGGTGCTCCGATGGCGGGCATCCGGACTGGGTGCAGGATTGGCGCAGACCGTTACGCCGTTGTCTTAACTATTTGAAATACTACGTGGATGAGCATTTCTTCAAACGTGGAAGCGCTTTTTTCCGCGAAAGCGGTGTTGCCTTGCAGGAGTACGGGCTGGTTCTGGCCGGAAGCGAAGCTCTGGAATCGTTTCTGGAAAGGCACTGTCTGCCCGACCTTGCGCCGGCGCAGCGCACCGATGCCTGCCGGTTGCTGCTTATGCAGAGGCTGGCCCTGGCCAGTTTTTCGAGCTGCGCCTGGTTTTTTGACGACATTGCCCGGATTGAACCGCTGAATGGTCTGACCTCTGCCCGGCGCGCGCTGGATCTGCTGGCGGCCACGGGCGGACCGGACGTGGAGGCCGGTTTTGTGCGCGTGCTGGCTGAAGCCCAGTCGAACATGCGTGAAGATTGGGACGGGGCGGTCCTGTGGGAGGAGCTGGTCACCTCCCGGCGTCCGTCCCTGCACGAGCTTGCCGCCTATCCGCGTCGTTTTCCGGCCGCAAAGGACCGGCCGGAGATGGCCTGGCCTGGCGTTCGGCTTGCGCTTGAATCCGATGCCAAGGGCCAAAGGCTGCGCTGCTTCTGGACCCGGACCCTGGAAGAGGAGACGGCCCCGCTGTCAGGGCCGGAAGAATTCCCGCCGCATTCCAGGCACAAGGCGGAGGTGGGTTTTCGTCTGGCCAGGGAAAACGAATGGGAGCTTTTGCAGCAGTCCTGTCTTCTGGCCCGGCATATGGCGCCGCTGTTGTCCGGCTTCGCCGAAGGGCAAAGCGAGCCGCAGCAATCTCTGGCCATGCAGATTCCCGGACTGGTCTGGAACTGGCTTTTCGAAGGCCAGGATCTGCCTCGGGACATGCAGGACTCCCTGGCCGCATGGTTTGCGGCCAACGCGGGCATCCGCAAGCTGCTGGAACGCCTGATCGAAGAGCGCGGCACCCAGATGGCCTTGTCCCTGCCCGGACAGGCCCACGCCCTGGTCGAGCTGATCACGCGCTCGCGCCGCCTGGGGCTGTCCATCTACTGGTGGGAAGCCCAGAACGCGGTCATGGCCGTGCCGAACAGAGGCGTGCACGTGGAATTGTGCACGCTACTGGGGGTGTCTGTTCCGGAGATGTAG
- a CDS encoding PilZ domain-containing protein, which translates to MSKDTMISFRTTEEFSKSLKKFAKKNKVTLSGFIDAVLQDFLQSQAGQDILLEDRRRFPRQHKALPAIISGQTGSQKYFHASKITNLSLGGINLVVPKNGDGCNLVDQKLESFDVVFALPQEERPITIQCQGKRVFQTSDCYQVGASFDDTDLDSYQALQSYLY; encoded by the coding sequence ATGTCCAAAGACACGATGATAAGTTTCCGGACCACGGAAGAATTCAGCAAATCGCTGAAAAAATTTGCAAAGAAGAACAAGGTCACGCTCTCCGGCTTTATTGACGCCGTTTTACAGGATTTTTTGCAGTCCCAGGCGGGGCAGGACATCCTGCTGGAGGATCGGCGCAGGTTTCCGCGCCAGCACAAGGCTCTTCCGGCCATCATCAGCGGCCAAACCGGTTCACAAAAATATTTTCATGCCAGCAAGATAACCAACCTGTCCCTGGGCGGGATCAATCTCGTCGTGCCCAAGAACGGCGACGGGTGCAATCTGGTCGATCAGAAGCTGGAATCCTTTGATGTCGTCTTTGCCCTGCCGCAGGAAGAGCGTCCCATCACCATCCAGTGCCAGGGCAAGCGGGTTTTCCAGACTTCGGACTGCTATCAGGTCGGCGCCAGCTTCGACGACACCGACCTGGACAGCTATCAGGCTTTGCAGAGCTATCTCTACTGA
- the rdgC gene encoding recombination-associated protein RdgC, which produces MGFMSASVGLTRYRIVEEDIPSSLWHEVEDRLKRNAFRDIDASAEERSFGWVSFDNMLDSDFALCPPEKGPYLTFTLRLDTRRVPPAVMKKHVAVAVNEAMRAMRDQGKKFLTKEQKTEIREQVELRLRARTLPIPACFDVVWDTNRQTVWIASTQSKLTELFEELFTHTFGLHLEPLTPYFQALNILGAERKAALDDFEPTVFAQGGA; this is translated from the coding sequence TTGGGATTCATGTCAGCAAGCGTGGGGCTCACCCGTTACCGCATTGTGGAGGAGGATATCCCTTCGAGCCTGTGGCACGAAGTGGAAGACCGCCTCAAACGCAACGCTTTTCGCGATATCGACGCCAGCGCCGAAGAACGCAGCTTTGGCTGGGTCTCCTTCGACAATATGCTCGATTCGGACTTTGCGTTATGTCCGCCTGAAAAAGGCCCGTACCTGACCTTCACCCTGCGTCTGGACACGCGCCGCGTGCCGCCCGCGGTCATGAAAAAGCACGTCGCCGTGGCCGTGAACGAGGCCATGCGGGCCATGCGCGATCAGGGCAAGAAATTCTTGACCAAAGAGCAGAAAACCGAGATCCGCGAACAGGTCGAACTGCGCCTGCGCGCCCGGACCCTGCCCATCCCGGCCTGCTTCGACGTGGTCTGGGACACAAACCGGCAGACCGTCTGGATCGCCTCCACCCAGTCCAAGCTGACCGAACTCTTCGAAGAACTGTTCACCCACACCTTCGGCCTACATCTGGAGCCCCTGACGCCCTATTTTCAGGCCCTGAACATTCTGGGAGCCGAACGCAAGGCAGCGCTTGACGATTTTGAACCGACCGTTTTCGCCCAGGGAGGTGCATGA
- the trmFO gene encoding methylenetetrahydrofolate--tRNA-(uracil(54)-C(5))-methyltransferase (FADH(2)-oxidizing) TrmFO — MSKTYAIVGAGLAGCEAAWQLAQARCDVVLYEMKPQRFSPAHQSTNLAELVCSNSFRSAELETGIGLLKLEMAELGSLVMDVAKGVEVPAGKALAVDRELFAREMTRRIEEHPRITLQRREIANLAELDDAEHAAIIIAAGPLASDALSSDLSRIVGQDSLAFYDAIAPIVLTETVDMNVAFWASRYAPENKDYLNCPMNEEEYLTFVRALVAGEKVAPREFEKEMHFEGCLPIEVMAERGEMTLAFGPLKPVGLIDPRTGKQPHAVVQLRAENREKTAMNMVGFQTKLKYGEQKRIFSTIPGLAHAEFLRMGSIHRNTYVLAPEVLTPTLELRTRPGTYLAGQISGVEGYLESAATGLWLGLFLSGQRELPPVETALGALLAHLRTPAKHFQPSNVHFGLMPALNMKAPKKKRKALYAERAREVWKRWIEGE; from the coding sequence ATGAGCAAAACCTACGCAATTGTCGGGGCCGGACTGGCCGGATGCGAAGCCGCCTGGCAGCTGGCCCAGGCCAGATGCGACGTCGTCCTCTACGAAATGAAGCCGCAGCGCTTCTCCCCTGCCCATCAGAGCACGAACCTGGCCGAACTGGTCTGCTCCAACTCCTTTCGCTCGGCAGAGCTTGAAACCGGCATCGGCCTCCTGAAACTCGAAATGGCGGAGCTTGGCAGCCTGGTCATGGACGTGGCCAAAGGAGTGGAAGTGCCCGCCGGAAAGGCACTGGCCGTAGACCGTGAGCTTTTCGCCCGCGAAATGACCAGGCGCATCGAAGAACACCCGCGCATCACGCTGCAACGGCGCGAAATAGCAAACCTGGCGGAACTGGACGACGCAGAGCACGCGGCAATCATCATCGCCGCCGGCCCCCTGGCCAGCGACGCCCTGTCCTCCGACCTCTCGCGCATCGTCGGGCAGGACAGCCTGGCCTTTTACGACGCCATCGCGCCCATCGTGCTCACGGAAACGGTGGACATGAACGTGGCCTTCTGGGCCTCGCGCTACGCCCCCGAAAACAAGGACTACCTGAATTGCCCCATGAACGAGGAAGAATACCTGACCTTCGTGCGGGCGCTGGTGGCCGGGGAAAAGGTCGCGCCAAGGGAATTCGAAAAGGAAATGCACTTCGAGGGTTGCCTGCCCATCGAGGTCATGGCCGAACGCGGAGAAATGACCCTGGCTTTCGGCCCCTTGAAGCCCGTGGGCCTCATCGACCCGCGCACCGGCAAGCAGCCCCATGCCGTAGTGCAGTTGCGGGCCGAAAACCGCGAAAAGACGGCCATGAACATGGTCGGCTTTCAGACCAAGCTCAAATACGGCGAACAGAAACGCATCTTCTCAACCATCCCCGGCCTCGCCCACGCCGAATTCCTGCGCATGGGCAGCATCCATCGCAATACCTATGTGCTGGCCCCGGAAGTTCTGACCCCGACCCTTGAACTGCGAACCAGACCGGGCACCTACCTGGCCGGTCAGATCAGCGGCGTGGAAGGATATCTGGAGTCGGCGGCCACAGGCCTGTGGCTGGGACTTTTCCTGTCCGGACAGCGCGAACTGCCGCCGGTGGAGACGGCCCTGGGCGCGCTCCTTGCCCACCTGCGCACCCCGGCCAAACACTTCCAGCCCTCCAACGTCCACTTCGGACTCATGCCCGCCCTGAACATGAAAGCGCCCAAAAAGAAACGCAAGGCGCTCTATGCAGAGCGAGCGCGGGAAGTCTGGAAAAGGTGGATTGAAGGGGAATAG